The proteins below are encoded in one region of Streptomyces ficellus:
- a CDS encoding AfsR/SARP family transcriptional regulator produces the protein MSAKAVLKLLSGFDFIYDGGRVTLPLAAQRLLAFLALQSDGMHRTVASEQLWPDCDPSRAGANLRSALCQARRARTAAVIEIAGPRLHLAHTVRVDLHETWAQARTLAERASPLPAAPDVIVGALGRELLPCWTDDWLTLERERWDQMRVHALESLAQRMHDEQQYLAALEAALVAVAIDPVRETAHRILIEVHIAEGNHACAVKTYQEYQAFLQRELGVFPSPQMMKIVQDIGIPVPPPADLSPPAAVAQARTRTGARSRTLA, from the coding sequence GTGTCTGCGAAAGCCGTTCTCAAGCTGCTGAGTGGTTTCGACTTCATCTATGACGGTGGTCGGGTCACCTTGCCGCTGGCCGCGCAGCGACTGTTGGCGTTCCTGGCCCTGCAAAGTGATGGGATGCACCGAACCGTTGCCTCCGAGCAACTGTGGCCGGACTGCGACCCCTCCAGAGCCGGCGCGAATCTCCGCTCGGCTCTGTGCCAGGCCAGACGAGCACGTACAGCAGCGGTGATCGAGATAGCAGGGCCGCGCCTGCATCTGGCCCACACCGTGAGGGTGGACCTGCACGAGACATGGGCTCAGGCCCGCACCCTCGCTGAGCGTGCCTCGCCGCTGCCCGCAGCACCCGACGTCATTGTCGGCGCACTAGGCCGTGAGCTCTTGCCGTGCTGGACAGACGATTGGCTGACCCTGGAACGCGAACGGTGGGACCAGATGCGCGTGCACGCCCTGGAAAGCCTGGCGCAGCGAATGCACGACGAACAGCAGTACCTCGCAGCGCTCGAAGCCGCTCTTGTCGCCGTCGCCATCGACCCCGTTCGCGAGACTGCTCACCGGATCCTCATCGAGGTGCACATCGCTGAGGGCAACCACGCCTGCGCCGTGAAGACATACCAGGAATACCAGGCGTTCCTGCAGCGGGAACTCGGGGTGTTTCCCTCACCACAGATGATGAAAATCGTGCAGGACATCGGGATCCCCGTTCCCCCGCCAGCCGACCTCAGTCCGCCGGCAGCAGTGGCACAGGCCAGGACCCGCACAGGAGCCCGTTCCCGCACACTGGCGTAA